One part of the Mycolicibacterium aromaticivorans JS19b1 = JCM 16368 genome encodes these proteins:
- a CDS encoding DUF4129 domain-containing protein — protein sequence MSVIDIDREAAHDAAQRELAKPIYPKESLTDRLNEWLQELLYRLIAKGSSIPGGWLTIAVLAIVVLVAFIFAVRIARQTMRTNRGGDVGLFGTRELSSAEHREIAETYAAQGNWAAAIRHRLRAVARHLEETGLLNAVPGRTANELAADAGQLLPAFDGDLRRAATVFNDVTYGEQPGTEPNYRMVAVLDDALRRHANPAGSDVDAPVVADTWVPLR from the coding sequence ATGTCTGTCATCGACATCGACCGGGAGGCCGCGCACGACGCGGCCCAGCGTGAGCTGGCCAAACCGATCTACCCGAAGGAATCGTTGACCGACAGGCTCAATGAGTGGCTTCAGGAACTGCTGTATCGGTTGATCGCAAAGGGGTCTTCCATTCCGGGCGGGTGGCTGACCATCGCGGTGCTGGCGATCGTGGTGCTGGTGGCGTTCATTTTCGCGGTGCGGATCGCCAGGCAGACGATGCGCACCAACCGGGGTGGCGACGTGGGACTGTTCGGCACGCGCGAACTCAGCTCGGCCGAACACCGGGAAATTGCTGAGACGTATGCGGCGCAAGGTAACTGGGCTGCGGCCATCCGGCACCGGCTTCGTGCGGTGGCCCGCCACCTGGAGGAGACCGGTCTGCTCAACGCTGTCCCCGGCCGTACCGCCAACGAACTCGCCGCGGATGCCGGCCAGCTGCTGCCGGCGTTCGACGGTGACTTACGCCGGGCGGCAACGGTGTTCAACGATGTCACCTACGGCGAACAGCCGGGAACCGAACCGAACTACCGGATGGTTGCCGTCCTCGACGACGCCCTACGCCGGCATGCAAACCCGGCCGGTTCCGATGTCGATGCTCCCGTCGTCGCCGACACCTGGGTTCCGCTGCGGTGA
- a CDS encoding cation:proton antiporter → MAGPLLASVPRLRIPVVIGELAVGLLIGRTGFGLVDPGDKTFSLLADIGFALVMFVVGTHVPIRDATLRSSIPMAVVRAVLVGAVATGVAVGLAAVFQTGHTAVYAVLMASSSAALALPVIQQLGLGGAAVQAVTAQIAIADATSIVLLPLVIDPDRALTAAFGALLIAFCAGLVFLGLWVSDRRGWRRRLHHFSERNNFALELRISLLVLFALATLAITTHVSIMLAGFALGLAVKAAGEPRRLARQLFGITEGLFSPLFFVWLGASLQVRELGDHPAYILLGICLGVGAVLAHCAARLTGQPLALAALAAAQLGVPVAAATLGTQKGLLTAGEPSALMLGALLTIGVTSIASVIAARRDRELPPAPAA, encoded by the coding sequence ATGGCCGGTCCCCTGCTGGCGTCGGTGCCGAGGCTGCGCATCCCAGTTGTCATCGGGGAACTCGCGGTCGGATTGCTCATCGGCAGAACAGGTTTCGGCCTCGTTGACCCCGGCGACAAAACGTTCAGCCTGCTGGCCGACATCGGATTCGCGTTGGTGATGTTCGTGGTGGGTACGCATGTGCCGATCCGGGACGCCACCCTGCGCTCCTCGATTCCCATGGCGGTCGTTCGGGCGGTTCTCGTCGGCGCCGTCGCGACCGGTGTGGCTGTCGGGTTGGCCGCGGTGTTCCAGACCGGCCACACGGCGGTGTACGCGGTGTTGATGGCGTCGTCGTCGGCGGCTCTGGCCCTGCCGGTCATCCAGCAACTCGGCCTCGGCGGGGCCGCGGTGCAGGCGGTCACCGCACAGATCGCGATCGCAGATGCCACGTCGATCGTGTTGCTGCCGTTGGTGATCGACCCCGATCGCGCGTTGACCGCGGCCTTCGGCGCGCTGCTGATCGCGTTCTGTGCCGGCCTGGTGTTCCTGGGGCTGTGGGTGTCCGACCGGCGAGGTTGGCGCAGGCGGCTACACCACTTCTCCGAGCGCAACAACTTCGCCCTCGAGTTGCGCATCAGTTTGCTCGTGCTCTTCGCGCTCGCCACTCTGGCGATCACCACTCACGTATCGATCATGTTGGCCGGCTTCGCGCTGGGCCTGGCGGTCAAGGCTGCGGGCGAACCGAGGCGGCTGGCGCGCCAGTTGTTCGGCATCACCGAAGGTTTGTTCAGCCCGCTGTTCTTCGTGTGGCTCGGCGCCTCGCTGCAGGTACGTGAACTCGGCGACCATCCGGCCTACATCCTGCTGGGAATCTGCCTGGGCGTCGGCGCGGTACTGGCGCACTGCGCCGCGCGGCTGACCGGGCAGCCCTTGGCGCTGGCCGCGCTGGCCGCCGCCCAGCTCGGAGTGCCGGTCGCCGCGGCCACTCTCGGCACCCAGAAGGGTCTGCTGACCGCGGGCGAACCTTCGGCGTTGATGCTCGGCGCGCTGCTGACCATCGGCGTCACGTCAATAGCCAGCGTGATCGCGGCTCGACGGGACCGGGAACTGCCACCGGCGCCGGCTGCGTAG
- a CDS encoding DUF4350 domain-containing protein: MSATLGRRWRTGRWIALALIVISAIAAVSAFLTAPRPGGRMDPDSTSPDGAHALVTLLRDRGVDVVVAGSVADVEKAARPDTLLLAAETYNTRGEDLLARLADVPGDRLLLEPTSRARQALAADIRLGGASMLTSEPDCDLREANRAGTVQLGATDTYEKAGAVDVTRCYGGAVVRYQDGGRTVTVVGSADFMTNGGLLSEGNAALALNLAGDRPRLIWYAPQKPEGEGAEGSSLTDLMPDAVNWLVWQLCLVVVLLAVWQGRRLGPLVAEKLPVVVRASETVEGRARLYRSRRARGQAAEALRTATLQRLSPRLGLGPNASPAAVTSAVSQRYAGDPTAVQHLLFGPPPSTDTDLLQLAHALDDIERQVTTS, encoded by the coding sequence GTGAGCGCCACCCTCGGCCGGCGGTGGCGCACCGGGCGCTGGATTGCTCTGGCGCTGATTGTGATCTCGGCGATCGCGGCGGTCAGCGCGTTCCTCACCGCACCTCGACCGGGCGGCCGGATGGATCCGGACTCGACCAGCCCCGACGGCGCGCACGCCCTGGTCACCCTGCTGCGCGACCGCGGTGTCGACGTTGTCGTCGCCGGGAGCGTGGCGGATGTCGAGAAAGCCGCCCGTCCGGACACCCTGCTGCTGGCGGCCGAGACCTACAACACCCGCGGCGAGGATCTGCTGGCCAGGCTGGCGGATGTCCCCGGCGACCGCTTGCTGCTGGAACCCACCTCGCGAGCGCGGCAGGCGCTGGCCGCCGACATCCGACTCGGCGGCGCCAGCATGCTGACCTCCGAGCCCGATTGCGATCTGCGCGAGGCGAACCGCGCCGGAACCGTCCAATTGGGCGCCACCGACACCTATGAGAAAGCCGGCGCCGTCGACGTGACTCGCTGTTACGGCGGCGCGGTGGTGCGCTATCAGGACGGCGGCCGCACCGTGACCGTGGTCGGTAGCGCGGACTTCATGACAAACGGCGGCCTACTCAGCGAGGGCAACGCCGCGCTGGCGTTGAATCTGGCCGGTGACCGGCCCCGCCTCATCTGGTATGCGCCGCAGAAGCCGGAAGGTGAAGGGGCAGAAGGATCGTCGCTGACGGATCTGATGCCCGACGCGGTCAACTGGCTCGTCTGGCAGCTGTGCCTGGTGGTGGTGCTGCTGGCCGTCTGGCAGGGCCGGCGGTTGGGGCCGCTGGTCGCCGAGAAACTGCCTGTGGTGGTGCGGGCCTCCGAGACAGTCGAGGGTCGCGCTCGGCTCTACCGGTCGCGCCGAGCCCGCGGACAAGCCGCCGAGGCCCTGCGTACCGCGACGCTGCAGCGGCTGTCCCCGCGGCTCGGCCTGGGCCCCAACGCCTCTCCCGCGGCGGTGACATCTGCGGTTTCGCAGCGCTACGCCGGGGACCCGACCGCCGTGCAGCATCTGCTGTTCGGGCCGCCCCCGTCGACCGATACCGATTTGCTCCAACTAGCCCATGCACTCGACGACATCGAAAGGCAGGTCACGACGTCGTGA
- a CDS encoding RDD family protein, with product MVPETVVTGDAVVLDVQIAQLPVRAVGALIDIAVILVGYIIGVLLWATTITQFDEALSAAVLIIFTVLVMVGYPVVFETATRGRTLGKIAMGLRVVSDDGGPERFRQALFRALAGFVEIWMFMGGPAVICSLVSPRGKRIGDIFAGTVVISERGPKTPPPPAMPPSLAWWAASLELSALGPDQAELARQFLARAPELDPYVRDDMAFRIAVDVVGRISPLPPPGTPPHYVLAAVLAERHRRELARLRPPEPVPQYPAGPPRYPAGPPSYPLAQPPGPVPSAPPPSTDGFVPPS from the coding sequence ATGGTGCCCGAGACGGTGGTGACCGGGGACGCCGTCGTCCTCGACGTCCAGATCGCCCAGCTGCCGGTGCGGGCCGTCGGCGCCCTGATCGACATCGCGGTCATCCTGGTCGGCTACATCATCGGTGTGCTGCTGTGGGCCACCACGATCACCCAGTTCGACGAGGCGCTGTCCGCCGCGGTTCTGATCATCTTCACGGTGCTGGTGATGGTCGGCTATCCGGTCGTCTTCGAGACGGCCACGCGGGGAAGGACACTCGGCAAGATCGCGATGGGCCTTCGGGTGGTGTCCGACGACGGCGGCCCGGAACGCTTTCGCCAGGCCCTGTTTCGGGCATTGGCGGGTTTCGTGGAGATCTGGATGTTCATGGGCGGACCCGCGGTGATCTGCAGCCTGGTCTCACCACGGGGCAAACGCATCGGTGACATCTTCGCCGGCACCGTCGTGATCAGTGAACGCGGCCCGAAGACGCCGCCCCCGCCAGCGATGCCGCCGTCGCTGGCGTGGTGGGCGGCCTCGTTGGAACTGTCCGCGCTGGGCCCCGACCAGGCTGAGTTGGCGCGCCAATTCCTGGCTCGCGCACCAGAATTGGATCCCTACGTGCGTGACGATATGGCGTTCCGCATCGCGGTCGACGTGGTCGGCCGCATTTCGCCTCTGCCGCCACCGGGCACGCCGCCGCACTACGTGCTGGCCGCCGTGCTCGCCGAGCGGCACCGCCGCGAGCTGGCCCGGCTCCGCCCGCCGGAACCCGTCCCGCAGTATCCGGCCGGGCCGCCGCGGTATCCGGCGGGGCCGCCGTCATATCCGCTCGCCCAGCCGCCGGGGCCGGTGCCGTCGGCGCCCCCGCCGTCTACCGACGGGTTCGTACCGCCCAGCTAG
- a CDS encoding DUF58 domain-containing protein — MILTGRAGLIALLGALPITLSPWPAATFVVTLLVLLFIVALDMTLAGSPQALHLTRVPDISARLGQRVDAVVHVHNTGRRRFRGAARDAWPPSACAEPRAHPLSLRASETGTVTSVLHPVRRGDLRSEVVTLRSIGPLGVAGRQRSHPVAGRVRILPPFLSRKHLPSRLARLREIDGLLPVLIRGQGTEFDSLREYVVGDDVRSIDWRATARRADVVVRTWRPERDRRVVIVLDTGRTSAGRVGVDPTARDPGGWPRLDWSMDAALLLGALASRAGDHVDFLAHDRLTRAAVFGASRTELLAHLVEAMAPLEPALIESDATAMVAAVQRRVRRRALVVLLTDLNSSALDEGLLPVLPRLSAKHQVIVAAVSDPRVDELAAGRADAAQVYDAAAAERARNDRRSIASRLRHSGVEVVDASPEDLAPALADRYLSMKATGRL, encoded by the coding sequence GTGATCCTCACCGGACGCGCCGGCCTGATCGCGCTGCTGGGTGCCCTTCCGATCACGCTGTCACCCTGGCCGGCAGCGACATTCGTCGTCACGCTGCTGGTGCTGCTGTTTATCGTGGCCCTCGACATGACGCTGGCCGGAAGTCCGCAGGCACTGCACCTGACCCGCGTGCCCGATATCTCAGCGCGGTTGGGGCAGAGGGTGGATGCTGTGGTGCACGTTCACAACACCGGGCGTCGCCGGTTCCGCGGTGCGGCGCGGGATGCCTGGCCGCCCAGCGCCTGCGCCGAACCCCGCGCGCATCCGCTGTCGCTGCGAGCATCCGAAACCGGGACTGTCACAAGTGTTTTACACCCCGTTCGCCGCGGCGATCTGCGGTCGGAGGTGGTGACGCTCCGCTCGATCGGGCCGCTGGGTGTCGCCGGGCGGCAGCGGTCCCATCCGGTCGCGGGGCGGGTGCGGATCCTGCCGCCGTTCCTGTCGCGCAAGCATCTGCCGTCTCGGCTGGCCCGGTTACGGGAGATCGACGGGCTTCTGCCGGTGCTGATCCGCGGCCAGGGCACCGAATTCGATTCGCTCCGCGAATATGTCGTCGGCGATGACGTCCGATCGATCGACTGGCGCGCCACCGCGCGCCGAGCCGACGTGGTGGTGCGCACCTGGCGCCCCGAACGCGACCGGCGTGTGGTGATCGTGCTCGACACCGGTCGCACGTCGGCCGGTCGCGTCGGTGTGGATCCCACCGCCCGGGACCCGGGCGGCTGGCCACGGCTGGACTGGTCGATGGACGCCGCGCTGCTGCTGGGCGCGCTTGCATCCCGCGCCGGCGACCACGTCGACTTCCTCGCGCACGACCGACTCACCCGCGCAGCGGTTTTCGGCGCCTCCCGCACCGAGTTGCTGGCCCACCTGGTGGAGGCGATGGCGCCGCTGGAGCCGGCGCTGATCGAATCGGATGCGACCGCGATGGTGGCCGCCGTCCAGCGCCGGGTGCGCCGTCGGGCGCTGGTGGTGCTGCTGACCGACCTGAACTCCTCTGCGCTCGACGAGGGGCTGCTGCCGGTGCTCCCGCGGTTGTCGGCCAAGCATCAGGTGATCGTTGCCGCAGTGTCGGATCCGCGGGTCGACGAGCTGGCTGCCGGCCGCGCCGACGCTGCCCAGGTCTACGACGCGGCGGCCGCCGAACGGGCCCGCAACGACCGGCGCAGCATCGCCAGCCGGCTGCGGCACAGCGGTGTCGAGGTGGTCGACGCGTCGCCGGAGGATCTCGCGCCGGCCCTGGCCGACCGCTACCTGTCGATGAAGGCCACCGGCCGCTTGTAG
- a CDS encoding stage II sporulation protein M: protein MDVDAFVLAHQDTWTRLEQLVKRRRRLSGPEVDELVELYQRVSTHLSMVRSASSDSVLVGRLSSLVARARAAVTGAHAPMWHEFARFWTVSFPVVAYRAWRWWLATAVAFFAVAIVIGIWVGGSPEVQSALSTPQEIEHLINHDFASYYSENPAGSFALRVWVNNSWVAAQCIGFAILLGIPIPWVIFQNAANLGVVGGLMIHAGKADVLFGLLVPHGLLELTAVFLAGAVGMRLGWTVVSPGDRPRGQALAEQGRAVVAAAVGLAGVLLVSGLIEALVTPSQLPTYVRIGIGVAAEAGFLAYVIYFGRKAGRAGETGDIEDAPDVVPTG, encoded by the coding sequence GTGGATGTCGACGCCTTCGTGCTGGCCCACCAGGACACCTGGACCCGGCTCGAGCAGCTGGTCAAGCGCCGCCGCCGCCTTTCCGGGCCGGAAGTGGACGAACTCGTCGAGCTCTACCAGCGGGTCTCGACGCATCTGTCGATGGTGCGTTCGGCCTCGTCGGACTCGGTTCTGGTGGGGCGACTCTCCAGCCTGGTGGCGCGGGCCCGCGCGGCCGTCACCGGTGCGCACGCACCGATGTGGCATGAGTTCGCCCGGTTCTGGACGGTGTCGTTCCCGGTGGTGGCCTACCGCGCCTGGCGCTGGTGGCTGGCGACGGCCGTTGCGTTCTTCGCGGTGGCGATTGTCATCGGGATCTGGGTGGGTGGCAGCCCGGAGGTGCAGTCGGCGCTGAGCACGCCGCAGGAGATCGAACATCTGATCAACCACGACTTCGCCTCGTACTACAGCGAGAATCCGGCAGGCTCGTTCGCGTTGCGGGTGTGGGTGAACAACTCCTGGGTGGCTGCGCAGTGCATCGGGTTTGCGATTCTGCTGGGCATCCCGATCCCGTGGGTGATCTTCCAGAACGCGGCCAATCTCGGTGTCGTGGGCGGATTGATGATCCACGCGGGCAAGGCCGATGTGTTGTTCGGGCTGCTCGTCCCGCACGGGCTGCTCGAACTGACGGCGGTTTTCCTGGCGGGAGCGGTCGGCATGCGGCTGGGATGGACGGTCGTCTCGCCGGGCGACCGTCCACGCGGACAGGCGCTCGCTGAGCAGGGCCGTGCGGTGGTCGCGGCGGCGGTCGGGCTCGCCGGTGTGCTGTTGGTCTCGGGGCTGATCGAGGCGCTGGTGACGCCGTCCCAGCTGCCGACGTACGTCCGCATCGGTATCGGGGTGGCCGCCGAGGCCGGGTTCCTGGCGTATGTCATCTACTTCGGCCGCAAAGCCGGCCGCGCCGGAGAAACCGGCGACATCGAGGACGCCCCCGACGTGGTGCCCACCGGCTGA
- a CDS encoding AAA family ATPase: MTNFAQPPTPIAEHDAARSALLALRGEIAKAVVGQDAVVSGLVIALLCRGHVLLEGVPGVAKTLLVRAMSAALQLDFKRVQFTPDLMPGDVTGSLVYDAKTAAFVFHEGPVFTNLMLADEINRTPPKTQAALLEAMEERQVSVDGEPRALPDPFIVAATQNPIEYEGTYQLPEAQLDRFLLKLNVPLPPRDQEIAILSRHANGFDPRDLSAIRPVAGTAELAAGREAVKRVLIADEVLAYIVDIVGATRNSPSLQLGVSPRGATALLGTARSWAWLSGRGYVTPDDVKAMARPTLRHRIALRPEAELEGANPDGVLDGILAAVPVPR, encoded by the coding sequence GTGACGAATTTTGCCCAGCCTCCCACACCCATCGCCGAGCATGACGCCGCGCGCAGCGCCCTGCTCGCCCTGCGCGGCGAGATCGCCAAAGCCGTGGTCGGGCAGGACGCCGTGGTGAGCGGGCTGGTGATCGCCCTATTGTGCCGCGGACACGTTCTCCTGGAGGGTGTTCCGGGGGTGGCGAAGACACTGCTGGTTCGGGCGATGTCGGCCGCGCTGCAACTGGACTTCAAGCGCGTGCAGTTCACGCCGGATCTGATGCCGGGTGATGTCACCGGGTCGCTGGTCTATGACGCCAAGACCGCGGCGTTCGTATTCCACGAAGGGCCGGTGTTCACCAACCTCATGCTGGCCGACGAGATCAACCGGACCCCGCCGAAAACCCAAGCGGCACTGCTGGAAGCGATGGAGGAGCGTCAGGTCAGCGTCGACGGTGAGCCGCGTGCACTGCCGGACCCGTTCATCGTGGCCGCCACCCAGAACCCGATCGAGTACGAGGGCACCTATCAGTTGCCCGAGGCGCAGCTCGACCGGTTCCTGCTGAAGCTGAATGTCCCGCTGCCGCCGCGCGATCAGGAGATCGCGATCCTGTCCCGGCATGCGAACGGATTCGATCCGCGCGACCTGAGCGCCATCCGCCCGGTGGCCGGCACCGCCGAACTTGCCGCAGGCCGCGAAGCGGTGAAGCGGGTGCTGATCGCCGACGAAGTGTTGGCCTACATCGTCGACATCGTCGGCGCCACCAGGAACTCCCCATCGCTGCAGCTGGGCGTGTCACCGCGCGGTGCGACCGCTCTGTTGGGCACGGCACGGTCCTGGGCATGGTTGTCCGGGCGCGGTTACGTCACCCCCGACGACGTCAAGGCGATGGCCCGGCCGACGCTGCGCCACCGCATCGCGCTGCGCCCCGAGGCCGAACTCGAAGGTGCCAACCCCGACGGCGTACTGGACGGCATCCTGGCCGCGGTGCCGGTGCCGCGCTAG